The Solidesulfovibrio fructosivorans JJ] genome has a window encoding:
- a CDS encoding (Fe-S)-binding protein, which yields MSEMRELVGLLKQIDDQLVVCMRCGMCQAVCPLYAETGLEAHVARGKIALLECLADEVIKDPAGVKERLDACLLCGSCQANCPSGVKALDIFLKARAFLTGYYGLPPVKRVIFRGLLKNPRLFDSVMAIAAKFQGIFTRPVNDAIGSSCARVFSKLLEGRHFAPLASAPLHASQAERDAPRGPSGLKAAFFYGCVVDKMFPRIGEAVLQVCDHHGVGVYMPHRQACCGIPALSSGDSKTFEALVAHNMALFGDHDFDVLVTPCATCTSTIKKIWPLMATGLPESTRIKIRELSAKVKDISAFLIQDVGVTPPVGATIGKEVTITYHDPCHLKKSLGISAEPRALIAANPHYRLIEMEGADSCCGSGGSFTLQHYDLSKRIGKRKRDNIVATGASVVATSCPACMLQIGDMLSQAGDSLAIRHPVEIYAETLAGR from the coding sequence ATGAGCGAGATGCGCGAACTGGTCGGGCTGCTCAAGCAAATCGACGACCAGCTGGTCGTCTGCATGCGCTGCGGCATGTGCCAGGCTGTGTGTCCGCTCTACGCGGAAACCGGCCTCGAGGCCCACGTGGCCCGGGGCAAGATCGCCCTGCTCGAATGCCTGGCCGACGAGGTCATAAAAGACCCGGCCGGGGTCAAGGAACGCCTGGACGCCTGTCTGCTGTGCGGCTCGTGCCAGGCCAACTGTCCAAGCGGCGTCAAGGCCCTGGACATCTTCCTCAAGGCCCGGGCCTTTCTGACGGGCTACTACGGCCTGCCGCCGGTCAAGCGGGTCATCTTCCGGGGGCTTTTAAAAAATCCCCGGCTGTTCGACTCGGTCATGGCCATCGCGGCCAAGTTCCAGGGCATCTTCACCCGCCCCGTCAACGACGCCATCGGCTCTTCGTGCGCCAGGGTCTTTTCCAAACTGCTCGAGGGACGGCATTTCGCCCCCCTGGCAAGCGCCCCGCTGCACGCGAGCCAGGCCGAACGCGACGCCCCCCGGGGCCCTTCCGGGCTCAAGGCGGCGTTTTTCTACGGCTGCGTGGTGGACAAGATGTTCCCGCGCATCGGCGAGGCGGTTCTTCAGGTCTGCGATCACCACGGGGTTGGGGTCTACATGCCCCACCGTCAGGCCTGCTGCGGCATCCCTGCCCTGTCCTCGGGTGACAGCAAGACCTTCGAGGCCCTCGTGGCCCACAATATGGCCCTTTTTGGGGACCATGACTTCGACGTGCTGGTGACGCCCTGCGCCACCTGCACTTCCACCATAAAGAAGATCTGGCCGCTTATGGCCACCGGCCTGCCCGAGTCCACGCGGATCAAGATTCGGGAACTCTCGGCCAAAGTTAAGGACATAAGCGCCTTCCTCATCCAGGACGTGGGGGTGACGCCCCCCGTCGGCGCAACCATCGGCAAGGAGGTGACGATCACCTATCACGATCCCTGCCATTTGAAGAAATCCTTGGGCATTTCCGCTGAGCCCAGGGCCCTTATAGCGGCCAACCCGCACTATCGACTCATCGAGATGGAAGGGGCGGATTCTTGCTGCGGATCCGGCGGCAGCTTCACCCTGCAGCACTACGACCTGTCCAAACGCATCGGCAAGCGCAAGCGGGACAATATCGTGGCCACAGGCGCATCCGTCGTCGCCACGAGTTGCCCGGCCTGCATGTTGCAAATAGGGGACATGCTGTCCCAGGCCGGCGACAGTCTGGCCATACGGCATCCGGTGGAAATCTACGCGGAGACCCTGGCCGGACGGTAA